A region from the Pirellulales bacterium genome encodes:
- a CDS encoding DUF4982 domain-containing protein has protein sequence MAFRTIVFIIGLLGSMLGATAGADERLILNFNPNWKFIKQDVTGAQQPHIDDQGWTTVSAPHTYNDIDTFDDWSLPGHRGEQNQWAGRTWYRKTFNAPESWKGKKVFIEFEAVRQVAEVYLNDKLLGVCKTGFTPFGFDLTSELHFGGDNVLAVMCDNRFMKDPDDPKIIEAANQAGLATGKKDVAPGGDLATLMKKVNEKIPEGVDQIQSDQIPWNNPHWHPAHGGIYRNVRLIVTDPLHISLPLYSFLQTAGPYVYASDISEQSAKFTVEVPLENGRTGDEHVDVTVEVLDHEGKSVATAKHDDSIAAGKSTVFAITGDIKSPQLWEPDYPYLYRVVCTVRANGQVCDACELPLGIRTVRWDADHGFFINGHHLKLHGWGQKPTDEWPGLGAAQPDWMHFYTLELMKNAGGNFVRWGHCAASPACIAAGDRLGIIYDQPGVDGESDTVGAAWKLRAAAFRDVLIYFRNNPSILIWEGGNQKVTREHAAQLRGYMDQYDSHGGRVYSHRRADKTTAEFMQICLGTEGGREIAKLPVVEAEYDREESPRRVWDDQSPPNFGYPEAKGQTYQLNSEQYAVNQVSQYVGKIGAENHCGGANWIFSDSTSGGRVACEVCRAGGEVDGVRLPKEAYYVCQTMFRDDPQVHIIGHWNYPAGTHKTVYVVSNADEVELFVNGKSLGRVKPNDRFLFSFPDVAWEAGEIKAVAYRGNKQVAAQTNHTVGAPVALKMTPITGPDGLHADGSDTVLIDVEAVDEQGQRCPTFQQRVDFDMEGPGIWRGGYNSGKINTINNSHLDLECGINRVAIRSTLTPGQIVLRANSAGLRPVSLTVNARPVKIDGGTTLPFATMPVVALPKQHAGAALVTSDPAIRTSDSTQPAVRGQFIKNFSYSGPTKGVNVESDAQTGKKAYGDCDTKFVDLPRVLRGSDWIQAAKADRLYSAVDLMEIPVPAHAVIYIAHDNRLNPPEWLTKQFEPTDMSVTIDGQAMKVFRCEVTSERSFTLGSNTDHNSSAECNMYLVFVNAAPE, from the coding sequence ATGGCCTTCAGGACGATTGTTTTCATAATAGGATTATTGGGCAGCATGTTGGGCGCGACCGCCGGCGCCGACGAGCGGCTCATATTGAATTTCAATCCGAACTGGAAGTTCATCAAACAGGATGTTACGGGCGCTCAACAGCCCCACATTGACGATCAGGGTTGGACGACGGTTTCCGCACCGCACACTTACAACGACATTGATACCTTCGATGATTGGTCTCTTCCTGGCCACCGCGGCGAGCAAAATCAATGGGCCGGGCGCACGTGGTATCGAAAAACATTTAACGCGCCAGAATCGTGGAAAGGGAAGAAGGTATTCATCGAATTCGAGGCGGTCCGCCAGGTCGCCGAGGTCTATCTAAACGACAAGCTTCTGGGGGTATGCAAAACAGGCTTCACCCCCTTCGGGTTTGATCTCACTTCTGAGCTGCACTTTGGCGGGGACAACGTGCTGGCGGTGATGTGCGACAATCGGTTCATGAAGGACCCGGATGATCCGAAAATCATCGAGGCGGCAAATCAGGCGGGGCTTGCCACCGGCAAGAAGGATGTTGCGCCGGGAGGTGACTTGGCCACTTTAATGAAAAAGGTGAACGAGAAAATTCCCGAAGGCGTGGACCAAATTCAGTCCGACCAAATTCCGTGGAATAATCCGCACTGGCACCCGGCACACGGAGGCATTTACCGCAACGTGCGGTTAATTGTTACCGATCCGCTTCACATCAGCTTGCCTTTGTACAGTTTCTTGCAAACCGCCGGCCCTTACGTATATGCCAGTGATATTTCCGAGCAATCGGCCAAATTTACTGTGGAAGTTCCACTGGAAAACGGCCGAACGGGGGACGAGCACGTAGACGTGACTGTTGAAGTTCTGGATCACGAAGGCAAATCGGTGGCCACAGCGAAACACGATGATTCTATTGCTGCCGGCAAATCGACGGTGTTCGCAATTACCGGCGACATTAAATCGCCGCAGTTGTGGGAGCCAGATTATCCGTATTTATATCGCGTTGTTTGCACTGTGCGTGCCAACGGCCAAGTATGCGATGCCTGCGAACTGCCCTTGGGCATTCGAACCGTTCGCTGGGATGCGGACCACGGCTTTTTCATTAATGGCCATCATTTAAAATTACACGGTTGGGGACAGAAGCCGACGGACGAATGGCCGGGTTTGGGCGCCGCTCAGCCCGATTGGATGCATTTTTATACGCTGGAGTTGATGAAAAATGCTGGCGGCAATTTTGTGCGCTGGGGTCACTGTGCCGCTAGCCCGGCTTGCATTGCCGCAGGAGACCGTTTGGGAATTATTTATGATCAGCCCGGCGTCGATGGAGAATCGGACACCGTTGGCGCCGCTTGGAAATTGCGGGCGGCAGCTTTTCGCGACGTGCTGATTTATTTCCGCAATAACCCTTCCATCTTGATTTGGGAAGGCGGTAATCAAAAGGTAACCCGCGAACATGCTGCCCAATTGCGTGGCTATATGGATCAATATGATTCGCATGGCGGCCGTGTATATAGCCACCGCCGAGCCGACAAGACCACTGCAGAGTTCATGCAAATTTGCCTGGGCACCGAAGGCGGCCGCGAAATCGCCAAATTGCCGGTGGTTGAAGCCGAATACGACCGCGAGGAATCTCCGCGCCGTGTTTGGGACGACCAATCGCCGCCAAATTTCGGCTACCCCGAGGCCAAGGGTCAAACCTACCAACTCAACTCAGAGCAATATGCGGTCAACCAGGTTAGCCAATATGTGGGCAAGATCGGGGCGGAAAATCACTGCGGCGGCGCCAATTGGATTTTCAGCGATAGCACCAGCGGCGGCCGGGTGGCGTGCGAAGTTTGCCGTGCCGGTGGTGAAGTCGACGGAGTTCGCCTGCCGAAAGAAGCTTACTATGTTTGCCAAACAATGTTTCGTGATGATCCACAAGTGCACATCATCGGACACTGGAATTACCCAGCCGGCACCCATAAAACCGTTTACGTGGTGTCGAACGCGGACGAAGTTGAACTGTTTGTGAACGGCAAATCACTGGGGCGCGTGAAACCAAACGACCGATTTTTATTCTCATTTCCTGACGTGGCTTGGGAAGCCGGTGAAATTAAAGCCGTGGCCTACCGCGGCAACAAGCAGGTGGCCGCCCAAACCAATCACACCGTGGGCGCGCCTGTGGCGTTAAAGATGACGCCAATCACCGGGCCAGATGGTTTACATGCTGACGGTTCCGATACTGTGCTGATTGACGTAGAAGCGGTGGACGAACAGGGCCAGCGCTGCCCTACGTTTCAACAACGCGTCGATTTCGATATGGAAGGCCCGGGCATTTGGCGCGGCGGCTATAACAGCGGGAAAATTAATACCATCAATAATTCCCACCTCGATTTGGAATGCGGCATCAATCGTGTGGCGATCCGTTCCACATTGACACCGGGCCAAATTGTGTTGCGTGCGAATAGCGCCGGGTTGCGTCCCGTCAGTCTGACGGTAAATGCTCGGCCCGTAAAAATCGACGGCGGCACGACTTTGCCTTTCGCAACGATGCCCGTCGTGGCGTTGCCAAAACAGCATGCCGGCGCAGCGTTGGTGACCAGCGATCCCGCCATTCGTACTTCTGATTCGACCCAGCCGGCGGTGCGGGGGCAGTTCATCAAAAACTTTTCGTACTCCGGGCCAACAAAAGGCGTGAATGTTGAGTCCGATGCGCAAACCGGAAAAAAAGCATATGGCGATTGCGACACAAAATTTGTTGACCTGCCTCGCGTTCTGCGTGGCAGCGATTGGATTCAAGCGGCCAAGGCAGATCGCCTATATAGCGCAGTCGATCTGATGGAAATTCCGGTGCCCGCTCATGCCGTCATTTACATTGCCCATGACAATCGGCTCAATCCTCCGGAGTGGCTTACCAAGCAATTTGAGCCGACCGACATGAGCGTGACTATCGACGGCCAAGCGATGAAAGTTTTCCGCTGCGAAGTTACGAGCGAAAGAAGTTTCACGTTAGGCTCCAACACCGATCACAATTCTAGCGCCGAGTGCAATATGTATTTGGTGTTTGTAAACGCCGCACCAGAGTAA